One Aegilops tauschii subsp. strangulata cultivar AL8/78 chromosome 7, Aet v6.0, whole genome shotgun sequence genomic window carries:
- the LOC109774252 gene encoding FBD-associated F-box protein At5g60610, which yields MADGAASLLPTAGCDGEDRISALHDDLLCAIISRLSVTDAAGTTALSPRWRHLWHSTPLVLDDVDLHESARDAIVSWVLADHPGPFRAVRLAGCRFASLDHDLAEWPRLLVTKGIQKLVLVNKHIQPQHASPRLPAEILRCDSLQRLLLGFWTFPADVSHGADVFLPHLHSLNMIRIDMSDHDLECLIAAIPVLKTLVLARNEPKHVRLRSQSLHCVVVDGSPVKEVAVMETPLLDRLILVEPPPSAIGGAGMRVKITCAPNLRVFGYLEPRAHKLQIGDDVIEPNIIVCPRTVLPGVKILALRVNFGVFEEVNMLASFLRCFPNVDMLHIESLLHDPSVPGYEPTGEHHAKFWQEASPIKCLRSHVKRMVIHKYQGHQNEFEFLKFISKDALELHSLVLVPPKEKMSLPNEVNEMINRLGCPRLRAWASKVLLVLTKVDIGFSLQKSADLTVDDPFRCSMHG from the exons ATGGCCGACGgcgccgcctccctcctccccaccGCCGGCTGCGACGGCGAGGACCGAATCAGCGCCCTCCACGACGACCTCCTCTGCGCCATCATCTCCCGCCTCTCCGTCACGGACGCCGCCGGCACCACCGCCCTCTCCCCCCGCTGGCGCCACCTCTGGCACTCCACACCGCTCGTCCTCGACGATGTCGACCTCCACGAGTCCGCCCGTGACGCCATAGTCTCCTGGGTGCTTGCCGACCACCCGGGCCCCTTCCGCGCCGTCCGCCTCGCCGGATGCAGGTTCGCCTCCCTGGACCATGACCTCGCCGAGTGGCCGCGCCTCCTCGTCACCAAGGGCATTCAGAAACTCGTCCTCGTCAACAAGCACATCCAGCCCCAGCACGCCTCCCCGCGCCTCCCCGCTGAAATCCTCCGCTGCGACTCGCTCCAGCGCCTCTTGCTGGGCTTCTGGACGTTCCCCGCCGACGTCTCCCACGGCGCCGACGTCTTTCTTCCCCACCTCCACAGTCTCAATATGATAAGGATTGACATGAGCGATCATGACCTGGAGTGTTTGATTGCTGCCATTCCCGTTCTGAAGACCCTTGTGCTCGCCCGCAACGAGCCCAAGCATGTGCGTCTCCGCAGCCAAAGCCTCCATTGCGTGGTCGTTGACGGATCCCCGGTGAAGGAGGTCGCCGTGATGGAAACGCCGCTCTTGGATCGCCTTATCTTGGTGGAACCGCCTCCTAGTGCTATTGGAGGTGCTGGTATGAGGGTCAAGATTACCTGTGCACCCAACCTGCGGGTGTTTGGCTACCTGGAGCCGAGAGCTCACAAGCTGCAGATCGGCGATGATGTCATCGAG CCAAACATAATAGTGTGCCCAAGAACTGTGCTTCCAGGCGTCAAGATATTGGCCTTGAGGGTGAATTTTGGTGTTTTCGAGGAGGTCAACATGCTTGCCAGCTTCCTTAGATGCTTTCCCAATGTTGACATGCTTCACATCGAG TCTCTCCTGCATGATCCATCCGTACCTGGCTATGAACCCACTGGGGAGCACCATGCCAAGTTCTGGCAGGAGGCCAGTCCGATCAAATGCTTGCGATCACATGTCAAAAGGATGGTTATCCACAAATATCAAGGGCATCAAAACGAATTTGAATTCCTCAAGTTCATCTCCAAGGATGCCCTGGAGCTGCATTCTTTGGTGCTTGTGCCACCTAAAGAAAAAATGTCTTTACCGAACGAGGTGAATGAGATGATAAACAGACTGGGATGTCCACGGTTACGGGCATGGGCCTCTAAAGTGTTGCTGGTGTTGACTAAAGTAGACATTGGTTTTAGCTTGCAGAAATCAGCTGACCTTACGGTCGATGACCCTTTTCGCTGCTCAATGCATGGCTAA